The Thiogranum longum genome includes a region encoding these proteins:
- a CDS encoding DNA-binding protein: protein MSLENLVGVSLERVEPDVSVISRLIAAAERNIADSHILEVSSENRFDAAYKAIMQLSNTALQANGFRTLTSKPGHHMTMIQVLGQTIGLDKQTVIVLDALRKQRNVADYSGDIIPASAVDECVKHAENLLHDVTGWLKDNKPELLK from the coding sequence ATGAGCTTGGAAAATCTGGTGGGTGTGAGTCTGGAACGTGTTGAGCCTGATGTGTCTGTCATCAGCCGTTTAATCGCTGCGGCTGAGCGTAATATTGCAGATTCTCACATTTTAGAGGTGAGTTCTGAAAACCGGTTTGATGCAGCTTATAAAGCGATTATGCAATTATCGAACACTGCGTTGCAGGCGAATGGGTTTAGAACACTGACGAGTAAGCCTGGGCATCATATGACGATGATTCAGGTTCTTGGCCAAACAATAGGTTTGGATAAACAGACAGTGATTGTGCTTGATGCATTAAGGAAGCAACGGAATGTAGCTGACTATTCAGGTGATATTATACCTGCCAGTGCTGTGGATGAATGCGTGAAGCATGCAGAGAATTTACTGCATGATGTTACAGGCTGGTTAAAAGACAATAAGCCAGAATTGTTAAAATAG
- a CDS encoding ATP-binding protein, whose amino-acid sequence MECGELLVTVSFCSRASRLRLLRSVMRDTADLAGLDESQTEAMVLAVNEACMNIIQHAYGMNPDGQIDVSVLQEQDALVMRVRDYADAIDVEQVRSRELDDIRPGGLGVYLINSLMDECGFLEPPRGGGNVFQMKLFTREQGEGNDISG is encoded by the coding sequence ATGGAGTGTGGCGAACTGCTGGTGACAGTCAGTTTCTGCTCACGAGCGAGCCGGTTACGGCTGTTACGAAGCGTAATGCGGGACACGGCAGATCTTGCGGGTCTGGATGAGTCGCAGACGGAAGCTATGGTGCTGGCCGTCAATGAGGCATGCATGAATATTATCCAGCACGCCTACGGCATGAACCCCGACGGGCAGATCGATGTCAGTGTATTGCAGGAACAGGATGCATTGGTGATGCGCGTCAGGGATTACGCCGATGCGATTGATGTCGAACAGGTGCGTTCACGTGAGCTTGACGATATTCGCCCGGGTGGTCTCGGGGTTTATCTCATTAACAGCCTGATGGATGAATGCGGGTTTCTGGAACCACCCCGTGGTGGCGGTAATGTTTTCCAGATGAAATTGTTTACCAGGGAACAGGGAGAAGGTAATGACATTTCCGGTTGA
- a CDS encoding nucleotidyltransferase domain-containing protein, with amino-acid sequence MSQLGDALFTTTQQKVLGLLYSQPEKSFYTKQIIRLTGMGVATIKRELDRMVAAGILSMTKIGNQHHYMADPDCPVYSELLSIVKKTFGVVDVIRLALAPLAEHIDWSFVFGSVAGGKESSSSDIDLMIIGEVGFSEAVSALYSVQEILGREINPKIYSKKEWIQRLNAKDSFIKDVLSKPQMDVMGDGNELGKSGGCESGTC; translated from the coding sequence ATGAGCCAGCTTGGTGACGCGCTGTTTACTACGACCCAACAAAAGGTGCTGGGGCTGTTGTATTCACAGCCTGAAAAGAGCTTTTACACCAAACAGATTATTCGTTTGACGGGGATGGGGGTGGCTACCATTAAACGGGAGCTGGACCGTATGGTGGCAGCAGGTATTTTGAGCATGACGAAAATTGGCAATCAGCATCACTATATGGCTGATCCGGATTGTCCTGTTTATTCTGAATTACTGAGCATTGTTAAGAAAACCTTTGGCGTGGTGGATGTTATTAGACTGGCGCTTGCTCCGCTTGCAGAGCATATAGACTGGTCATTTGTCTTTGGTTCGGTGGCGGGTGGAAAGGAATCATCATCGAGTGATATCGATTTGATGATCATCGGTGAAGTAGGTTTTTCAGAGGCCGTTAGTGCGCTTTATTCGGTGCAGGAAATACTGGGGCGTGAAATAAACCCAAAGATCTATAGCAAGAAAGAATGGATTCAAAGGCTGAACGCTAAAGACAGTTTTATTAAAGATGTGTTGTCGAAACCACAAATGGATGTGATGGGAGATGGCAATGAGCTTGGAAAATCTGGTGGGTGTGAGTCTGGAACGTGTTGA
- a CDS encoding HDOD domain-containing protein, producing MPDQQVMEETVAEHSVRPSDLPAPPKDAIRIVQACSRPGVDSRDLAHLVANDPVLTAELLRISNSAYFGLVSQVKSVSRAVTVLGNRALRNLMLCLSMRDALRSDAIPGFNIDVYWEDALRRAVSARMLAELASLDPEECFTAGLLQDFGLLVLLFINPEQVEHWDRLAASTPGDRRDIEIDLFHSTHDEVGLTLANSWDLPQDLAFAMGYHHDGPPEETDSQTRMLCKVATCADWMASVYRCADKRVAIQQVRALLAENFDASPEHSDYLLQQVAESVAEAATAMGMRVGEQQTFDQVLREANLRLAEENLSYQELTWRLEQALGERDRYAAELNRELELAREVQKSLLPDAGTKLAGITGLNLSAKAVSGDFFDYYRVGENKMAFCLADVSGKGMNAALLMAKTASLFRCLGKGIHDPGKLLAMINREIFETSVRGMFVTMLAGVVDQASGEVILASAGHLPAVHMGCAALIAEYPAEAPPLGISPDSIFPNNTFELQGGCLYLYTDGLLEARMEDGSRLERDGLIRVLKEHASILLDDRPLAITDSVVGTDRVLEDDLTLMIIEGTK from the coding sequence ATGCCAGATCAACAGGTTATGGAAGAAACCGTTGCAGAACATTCGGTGCGGCCGAGTGACTTACCCGCGCCCCCAAAGGACGCCATTCGTATTGTGCAGGCCTGTTCGCGCCCGGGTGTCGACAGCCGGGATCTCGCGCACCTGGTGGCCAATGACCCTGTCCTGACGGCCGAGCTTTTGCGTATTTCCAATTCCGCTTATTTCGGTCTGGTCAGCCAGGTGAAATCGGTGAGCCGGGCCGTTACGGTACTGGGTAACCGGGCACTGAGGAACCTGATGCTGTGCCTGTCGATGCGCGATGCGCTCCGTTCGGACGCTATCCCCGGTTTCAATATCGACGTGTACTGGGAAGATGCCTTGCGCCGTGCTGTCAGTGCCCGCATGCTCGCCGAGCTTGCCAGCCTCGACCCCGAGGAGTGTTTCACGGCCGGTCTGTTGCAGGATTTCGGTCTGCTGGTGTTGTTGTTCATCAACCCAGAGCAAGTGGAGCACTGGGACCGGCTGGCGGCATCCACACCCGGGGATCGTCGCGATATTGAGATAGACCTGTTTCACTCGACCCACGACGAGGTCGGGCTGACGCTGGCGAATAGCTGGGACCTGCCACAGGACCTGGCATTTGCCATGGGCTATCACCACGATGGTCCACCGGAGGAGACCGATAGCCAGACCCGGATGCTGTGCAAGGTTGCCACCTGTGCTGACTGGATGGCGTCGGTATACCGCTGCGCGGATAAACGTGTCGCTATCCAGCAAGTGCGCGCCCTGCTGGCCGAGAATTTTGATGCCAGCCCCGAACACAGTGATTACCTGTTGCAGCAGGTTGCGGAGTCGGTGGCTGAAGCGGCAACGGCCATGGGTATGCGTGTTGGTGAGCAACAGACCTTCGACCAGGTGCTGCGCGAAGCCAACCTGCGTCTTGCCGAGGAAAATCTCAGTTACCAGGAACTCACCTGGCGTCTCGAGCAGGCGCTGGGTGAGCGTGACCGCTATGCAGCAGAACTGAACCGCGAACTGGAGCTGGCGCGGGAAGTACAAAAGAGCCTGTTACCCGATGCAGGGACAAAGCTGGCAGGTATCACCGGCCTGAACCTGTCGGCCAAGGCCGTATCAGGCGATTTTTTCGATTACTACCGGGTTGGCGAGAACAAAATGGCATTCTGTCTTGCGGATGTATCCGGAAAAGGCATGAATGCCGCGTTACTCATGGCCAAAACAGCCAGCTTGTTTCGTTGCCTTGGCAAGGGGATCCATGATCCCGGGAAGTTGCTGGCAATGATCAACCGGGAAATTTTCGAGACTTCGGTGCGCGGAATGTTCGTCACCATGCTGGCTGGAGTGGTGGACCAGGCCTCCGGTGAAGTCATACTGGCCAGCGCCGGTCATTTGCCGGCTGTACACATGGGCTGCGCGGCACTTATTGCCGAGTACCCGGCCGAAGCCCCGCCACTGGGCATCAGTCCTGACAGTATTTTTCCCAACAATACTTTCGAACTACAGGGAGGTTGTCTATACCTGTATACAGATGGCTTGCTGGAAGCACGAATGGAAGACGGCAGCCGGCTCGAGCGGGATGGACTGATACGGGTACTGAAAGAGCATGCCAGCATCCTGCTCGACGACCGGCCGCTGGCTATCACCGATTCGGTAGTGGGTACTGACCGTGTACTTGAAGACGATCTGACACTAATGATTATTGAAGGAACGAAATAA
- a CDS encoding Fic family protein translates to MKKTPPLAEIVFSSSDPAESKRISRQVKAGRLRKIAPRIYGASDEPPETLIRRNWLEIVAHYFPGATLSHRTAFRGLSLQGVQEAFVTTTRNRRIVLPGLTLRAIEGPGPDALDMALPMGLFLASVPRQLLENLQPSRARKTLAKSVGVVEVESFLERQLRIKGEAAVNALRDDARVVSKRLGLTREFTQLDQLIGALLRTRPAATLHTRAGLGRARGEPYDPDRLTRFELLVDALKRNPVEFRGESAQGWENSAFFDAYFSNYIEGTEFEVDQAAAVIFEGRIMQDRPKDSHDILGTYQVTSNRAAMQTTPESVEDLLQLIKRRHLALFAQRPEIRAGEFKTEINRAGDTVFVHPELVRGTLLRGFDLYQGLAPGFERAAYLMFLISEVHPMVDGNGRLSRLFMNAELVSSGQSRILIPTVYREDYLLNLRRLSRDDEPLPFISMMDRAHRFTSRIDFSDYAQAKAQLAACNAFKESYEGVLRMPED, encoded by the coding sequence ATGAAAAAAACGCCGCCACTTGCGGAGATCGTGTTCTCTTCATCGGATCCGGCCGAGTCAAAGCGCATCTCCCGCCAGGTCAAGGCGGGGCGTTTGCGGAAGATCGCGCCGCGCATCTACGGCGCCAGCGATGAACCGCCTGAAACCCTGATACGCCGGAACTGGCTGGAGATTGTGGCGCATTATTTTCCGGGCGCTACCTTGAGCCACCGTACTGCGTTCCGGGGCCTGTCCCTGCAAGGCGTGCAGGAGGCATTTGTCACCACCACCCGAAACCGGCGCATCGTGTTGCCGGGCCTGACCCTGCGTGCCATCGAGGGCCCCGGCCCCGATGCGCTGGACATGGCATTACCCATGGGCCTGTTCCTCGCTTCGGTGCCCCGCCAGTTGCTGGAAAACCTGCAACCGTCACGGGCGCGTAAAACCCTGGCAAAGTCGGTGGGCGTCGTCGAGGTAGAGTCCTTCCTGGAGCGGCAGTTGCGCATCAAGGGGGAGGCGGCGGTGAATGCGCTGCGCGACGATGCGCGGGTGGTGTCAAAGCGCCTGGGCCTGACCCGCGAATTCACGCAGCTGGACCAGCTGATCGGAGCCTTGTTGAGAACCCGGCCCGCTGCCACGCTGCATACCCGGGCAGGTCTCGGACGTGCGCGCGGGGAGCCTTACGACCCGGACCGGCTGACCCGGTTCGAGCTATTGGTCGACGCCCTCAAGCGCAACCCCGTCGAGTTTCGGGGCGAATCCGCACAGGGCTGGGAAAACAGTGCGTTTTTCGATGCCTATTTCTCAAACTACATCGAAGGCACTGAATTCGAGGTGGATCAGGCGGCAGCGGTGATCTTTGAAGGCCGCATCATGCAGGATCGCCCAAAAGATTCACACGACATCCTCGGCACCTACCAGGTCACCAGTAATCGCGCCGCCATGCAAACCACGCCAGAAAGCGTTGAAGACCTCCTGCAACTGATCAAACGTCGCCACCTGGCCCTTTTCGCCCAGCGGCCTGAAATCCGTGCCGGTGAGTTCAAAACAGAGATCAACCGTGCCGGTGACACCGTTTTTGTCCACCCGGAACTGGTGCGCGGTACGTTACTGCGTGGCTTTGACCTGTACCAGGGGCTGGCCCCCGGCTTTGAACGTGCCGCCTACCTGATGTTTCTGATCTCCGAAGTACACCCCATGGTGGACGGCAACGGCCGTTTAAGCCGCCTGTTCATGAATGCGGAACTCGTATCAAGCGGCCAGTCGCGAATCCTCATCCCCACCGTCTATCGCGAAGACTACCTGCTGAATCTGCGGCGACTGTCGCGCGATGACGAGCCGCTGCCTTTCATCAGTATGATGGACCGTGCCCACCGTTTCACATCAAGGATCGATTTTTCCGATTATGCGCAAGCAAAAGCACAACTGGCGGCGTGTAACGCCTTCAAGGAATCGTATGAGGGCGTGTTGCGTATGCCGGAGGACTGA
- a CDS encoding OmpA family protein, translated as METKSRIIGLTALTCIGMLTVQGAAAHDAGKANSGYVGENDSHLITDGFGNCVKTGFWSSEDGLADCGDKMNEEAAAEPAPAPAPVAAAPAPAPKVTTKSVSLSAGALFDVNSDVIKDAGKAELRALADHINKLADVQSVDIVGYTDSSGAADYNQKLSLRRATAVKNFLMDNGVSPKVMTTLGLGEEKPVASNATREGRAKNRRVEITIRGTQAQ; from the coding sequence ATGGAAACAAAGTCCCGGATTATCGGACTCACCGCCCTGACCTGCATTGGAATGCTGACAGTACAGGGAGCAGCGGCACATGATGCCGGCAAGGCAAACTCCGGCTACGTCGGTGAAAACGACTCGCACCTGATTACTGATGGCTTTGGAAACTGTGTAAAAACAGGATTCTGGTCCAGTGAAGATGGTCTTGCGGACTGCGGAGACAAAATGAACGAAGAAGCGGCTGCTGAACCGGCACCAGCACCGGCACCCGTCGCAGCTGCACCAGCCCCCGCACCTAAAGTTACAACCAAATCGGTTTCCCTGTCAGCAGGTGCCCTGTTTGATGTTAACAGTGACGTTATCAAAGATGCCGGTAAAGCCGAACTCCGTGCCCTGGCCGACCACATCAACAAGCTGGCCGATGTCCAGAGTGTCGATATCGTTGGTTACACGGATAGCTCCGGTGCTGCAGACTACAACCAGAAATTGTCACTGCGCCGTGCGACTGCAGTCAAAAACTTCCTGATGGACAACGGCGTATCACCCAAGGTAATGACAACCCTCGGTCTTGGCGAAGAAAAACCGGTAGCCAGCAATGCTACACGGGAAGGTCGCGCAAAGAACCGTCGTGTTGAAATCACCATTCGTGGTACCCAGGCACAGTAA
- a CDS encoding HDOD domain-containing protein, translating into MTSLPVETITIGVPMNSPDLIARKSPEQESLVTLLDDVEGLVSPPDVCMRMFELIQSPSTSAADIANVISVDPNLTTRLLRMANSAFYRFRRKIDTVSRAITVIGTAELYQLVLSISTVKSFNNLPNELVSMETFWRHSVYTGLLARALAERASVLHPERLFIAGLMHDIGSLVLYHQRPAAMRDLLLVADGDEEVLYESEISRFGFSHASVAAHLMDVWQLPEELVFSIKWHHQPELAETARMESHILYLANHLVNESEQGNYAGSPRADISIPENMLEVVRLTEDELFFAFEEAAEQFPSTLESLI; encoded by the coding sequence GTGACGTCGCTACCTGTAGAAACGATAACCATCGGTGTGCCCATGAACAGCCCTGACCTGATTGCCAGAAAGTCACCGGAACAGGAATCCCTCGTCACGCTTCTCGACGATGTGGAAGGCCTGGTTTCTCCACCGGATGTTTGTATGCGGATGTTCGAGCTGATCCAGTCACCTTCGACCAGCGCCGCCGACATAGCCAACGTTATTTCAGTCGACCCGAATCTCACCACCCGGCTGCTGAGAATGGCCAACAGTGCCTTTTATCGGTTCCGCCGCAAGATTGATACGGTCAGTCGTGCCATCACTGTGATAGGTACTGCCGAGCTGTACCAGCTGGTGCTGTCGATATCCACTGTCAAATCATTCAATAATCTTCCCAATGAACTGGTCAGCATGGAAACATTCTGGCGGCACAGTGTTTATACCGGGCTGCTGGCACGTGCGCTGGCGGAGCGTGCCAGTGTCCTGCATCCGGAACGCCTGTTCATTGCCGGCTTGATGCACGATATTGGTAGCCTGGTGCTGTATCACCAGCGGCCCGCGGCCATGCGCGATTTACTGCTGGTTGCGGATGGCGATGAAGAGGTGCTGTATGAGTCGGAAATCAGCCGCTTTGGCTTCAGTCATGCGAGTGTTGCGGCTCACCTGATGGATGTGTGGCAGTTACCTGAGGAACTGGTGTTTTCTATCAAGTGGCACCATCAGCCGGAGCTGGCGGAAACAGCCAGAATGGAGTCACACATCCTGTATCTCGCCAATCACCTGGTAAATGAATCAGAGCAGGGTAACTATGCCGGGTCACCTCGTGCCGATATCAGTATTCCCGAGAACATGCTGGAAGTGGTTCGCTTGACGGAAGACGAGCTGTTTTTTGCCTTCGAAGAGGCCGCAGAGCAGTTTCCATCGACACTGGAGTCTCTGATCTGA
- a CDS encoding STAS domain-containing protein — MTFPVEDRQGFSVVLLNGEIDLNNSPDARKVILNNLKKKHHVMVDLSDVAYIDSSGVASLVEGFQYARTNDLEFGLVGVSEAAMSVLRLARLDQVFTIYASLDERLEDGG; from the coding sequence ATGACATTTCCGGTTGAAGACAGGCAGGGTTTTTCTGTTGTCTTGCTGAACGGTGAAATTGATCTGAATAATTCGCCGGATGCGCGCAAGGTGATTCTGAACAACCTGAAGAAGAAGCATCATGTCATGGTGGATCTGTCTGATGTTGCCTATATCGACAGTTCAGGCGTCGCCAGTCTGGTTGAAGGGTTCCAGTACGCACGTACCAATGACCTGGAATTTGGCCTGGTAGGTGTGAGCGAGGCAGCCATGAGCGTATTACGACTGGCACGACTTGATCAGGTCTTCACCATTTATGCCTCACTGGACGAGCGGCTGGAAGATGGCGGCTGA
- the arsS gene encoding arsenosugar biosynthesis radical SAM (seleno)protein ArsS (Some members of this family are selenoproteins.): MHATLPLLSETNFPAIRRAGLATLQVNLGYRCNQSCLHCHVNAGPGRKEEMDCETVDAVLQFMRHAGVQQLDLTGGAPEMNSNFRYLVECATREGIRVTDRCNLTILMEPGFEDLAVFLADHRVEVVASLPCYLEENVDGQRGDGVFEKSLAALKQLNHLGYGRPDTGLVLNLMYNPVGPSLPPSQQQLEADYREALRARYGIGFSQLFVLANMPIQRFGSTLVSRGEFESYMELLRGAHRPENLSTVMCRSLVSIDWQGYVYDCDFNQMLGLVWQSGQGTRIHISDLAEEPIEGREIAIADHCFGCTAGQGSSCGGAIAGD; this comes from the coding sequence ATGCACGCAACGCTTCCTTTGCTTTCGGAAACGAATTTTCCCGCGATCAGGCGAGCCGGCCTGGCAACACTTCAGGTCAACCTCGGCTACCGGTGTAACCAGAGCTGTTTGCACTGTCATGTGAATGCTGGTCCGGGCCGCAAAGAGGAAATGGATTGTGAAACGGTTGATGCCGTGCTGCAGTTCATGAGGCATGCCGGTGTTCAACAGCTGGATCTGACCGGTGGTGCACCGGAAATGAATAGCAACTTCCGTTATCTCGTTGAGTGCGCTACCCGGGAAGGTATTCGTGTTACTGATCGTTGTAATCTCACCATACTCATGGAGCCGGGGTTTGAAGACCTTGCTGTATTTCTGGCAGACCATCGTGTCGAGGTGGTCGCATCTTTGCCCTGCTACCTGGAAGAAAATGTTGATGGTCAGCGCGGTGATGGCGTATTTGAAAAAAGCCTTGCTGCATTAAAACAGTTGAATCATCTGGGCTACGGCAGGCCGGATACCGGCCTGGTGCTTAATTTGATGTATAACCCTGTCGGCCCTTCGCTGCCGCCTTCCCAGCAGCAACTGGAAGCGGATTACCGGGAGGCCTTGCGTGCGCGCTATGGTATCGGGTTCAGCCAGTTATTTGTGCTGGCCAATATGCCGATTCAGCGATTTGGCAGTACCCTGGTCTCCCGGGGGGAGTTCGAGTCGTACATGGAATTGCTCAGAGGGGCGCACCGGCCCGAAAACCTGAGTACGGTTATGTGTCGTTCCCTGGTCAGCATTGACTGGCAGGGTTATGTTTATGACTGTGACTTTAACCAGATGCTGGGTCTGGTCTGGCAATCAGGGCAGGGCACGCGAATTCATATTTCAGATCTTGCAGAAGAACCTATTGAAGGCAGGGAGATTGCCATTGCAGATCACTGCTTTGGCTGTACGGCGGGGCAGGGTAGCAGCTGTGGTGGTGCGATAGCCGGAGATTAG
- a CDS encoding DUF1624 domain-containing protein yields the protein MSSPGENSSDFRRLVIVDVMRGMAIALMVIYHFCFDLAHFGFARFDFYHDAFWLNFRTFILSLFLFLVGLSLVLSTQKGINVRRFTARLIRIIGAALLVSVATWWMFGDRFVFFGVLHFIALASLLGLLFVRKPVIALVLGIALLVIGNSVQFPGFDQTGWRWIGLMTHKPATEDYVPLLPWFGVVLAGIFAGNIVLRERRLERLDGVLPSGNTPVRLLAFSGRHSLLIYLLHQPLLFGVISLYAAMAGR from the coding sequence ATGAGTTCCCCGGGGGAAAACAGCAGTGATTTCCGGCGATTAGTGATCGTCGATGTGATGCGTGGTATGGCTATCGCGCTTATGGTGATTTACCACTTCTGTTTCGACCTTGCCCATTTTGGCTTTGCCAGGTTTGATTTTTACCACGACGCATTCTGGTTGAACTTCCGTACTTTCATTTTGAGTCTGTTCCTGTTCCTGGTCGGACTCAGCCTTGTGCTCTCGACGCAAAAAGGAATCAATGTCAGGCGTTTTACAGCGCGGCTGATACGTATCATTGGCGCTGCACTGCTGGTGAGTGTTGCGACATGGTGGATGTTCGGTGACCGGTTCGTTTTTTTTGGTGTGCTGCATTTTATTGCGTTGGCAAGCTTGCTCGGACTGTTGTTTGTACGCAAGCCTGTCATTGCCCTGGTACTGGGAATAGCGTTGCTGGTGATAGGTAACAGTGTGCAGTTTCCCGGGTTCGATCAGACAGGCTGGCGCTGGATAGGCCTGATGACGCATAAGCCTGCCACGGAAGATTATGTTCCCCTGTTACCCTGGTTTGGCGTTGTGCTTGCAGGGATATTTGCGGGAAATATTGTGTTGCGCGAAAGACGGCTGGAGAGGCTGGACGGTGTACTGCCTTCCGGCAATACGCCTGTCCGCCTGCTGGCTTTTTCCGGCAGGCACAGTTTGTTGATTTATCTGCTACACCAGCCGCTGTTGTTTGGTGTGATCAGCCTGTATGCAGCGATGGCTGGCAGGTGA
- a CDS encoding DUF1631 domain-containing protein, whose protein sequence is MSNSSRKKVVSLEDYGQIRRSIGSGPGSKALRIIRDQSLSTLEKHIETMLDSVDDALFSRAEKAESNMVQTQYFDAMRELRIIRKDIEGDFLTQFKSHFDRGIPRPSLQNSTSGLGMDGDSDLGLIDKNDLEEDLAVSNMVNKIRSHCVQSLYALDKRIGFLIGDLDLERFENPVGPEAICNAFREAADRIETGLEIRLVIFKLFDKHVGVNIDALYRELNQHLVKMEVLPEIRTVIRKSANPHHHAGSTGQPGVTGTSDTGGAGVTGSACPGGIAGHPAGGSVQSHGYTQYVEPSISALTYLQQGCDTFDEAGLPTDIPVLDPALVQTGTVNILRNMRDTSIIQNLGKSGGMTLDIVAILFDYILDDRNIPDAMRALIGRLQIPLLKVALLDSNFFSRKSHPARQLLNRLASAAVGWDESQGTDDPLFTRIESIVQTILDDFEDDLGLFETLLSELDDFLAQEEKLAEIRAERSAKVMEGTERVAVAESTTMEEIQPRIEADFNLDFVREFVATHWKNLLFICCARNGKDSEEWKHSVQTMDELIWSVKPKTTPADRQRLVAIQPRLLEKLRIGMERLSVPATERDDFIAKLVRAHGRTAINTPDTDETTHNREATVNTTTTEKNPDEKASTTVEQSQPAPEPSPAIDDAFTARARQMKAGTWMEFRGSEAERIRAKLSWVSPITGTCLFTDRKGLKVGNYTIEELAHLLRSARARVLNAAPLMDRAVRTALKEYDKK, encoded by the coding sequence ATGTCAAACTCAAGCAGGAAAAAAGTAGTCAGCCTTGAAGACTACGGCCAGATACGCCGCAGCATCGGATCCGGCCCTGGATCGAAGGCGCTGCGCATCATCCGTGACCAGTCCTTGTCAACACTGGAGAAGCATATCGAAACAATGCTGGACAGTGTTGACGATGCCCTGTTCTCGCGCGCCGAAAAAGCCGAAAGCAACATGGTCCAAACACAGTATTTTGATGCCATGCGGGAATTGCGCATTATCCGCAAAGATATCGAGGGTGATTTCCTGACGCAGTTCAAAAGCCACTTTGATCGCGGCATTCCCCGCCCTTCATTGCAGAACAGCACGTCGGGACTGGGCATGGACGGTGATTCCGACCTGGGCCTGATTGACAAGAACGATCTTGAAGAAGATCTTGCCGTTTCCAATATGGTCAACAAAATCCGCAGTCACTGTGTGCAGTCACTGTATGCGCTGGACAAACGTATCGGGTTCCTGATTGGCGACCTGGATCTTGAACGCTTCGAGAATCCGGTTGGCCCGGAAGCCATCTGTAATGCATTCAGGGAAGCGGCTGACCGTATCGAAACCGGTCTGGAGATCCGTCTTGTCATCTTCAAGTTGTTCGACAAGCACGTTGGCGTAAATATTGACGCCCTGTATCGCGAACTTAACCAGCATCTGGTCAAGATGGAAGTTTTACCGGAGATCCGTACTGTTATACGCAAATCGGCCAACCCTCATCATCACGCCGGCAGCACAGGACAGCCCGGAGTAACGGGCACCAGCGACACTGGCGGAGCTGGTGTTACAGGAAGCGCATGTCCCGGCGGCATTGCGGGACATCCGGCTGGTGGTAGTGTGCAGAGCCATGGTTACACACAGTACGTTGAGCCTTCCATCAGTGCCCTGACATACCTGCAGCAGGGTTGCGACACGTTTGACGAAGCCGGCCTCCCGACCGATATCCCGGTGCTCGATCCGGCACTCGTGCAGACAGGCACGGTCAATATCCTGCGCAATATGCGTGACACCAGCATTATCCAGAATCTTGGCAAATCAGGCGGTATGACACTCGATATTGTGGCCATATTGTTCGACTATATTCTCGACGACCGGAATATTCCCGATGCAATGCGTGCGCTCATTGGCCGCCTGCAGATTCCCCTGCTCAAGGTCGCACTGCTGGATAGCAACTTCTTTTCCCGGAAATCGCACCCTGCACGACAACTTCTGAACAGACTGGCATCCGCGGCCGTGGGCTGGGATGAATCGCAAGGTACGGATGACCCGCTCTTCACCCGGATCGAATCGATTGTGCAAACCATACTCGACGATTTCGAAGATGACCTGGGCCTGTTCGAAACACTTCTCTCAGAACTTGATGATTTCCTCGCACAGGAAGAGAAACTGGCTGAAATACGTGCCGAACGTTCGGCAAAAGTCATGGAGGGTACCGAACGCGTGGCCGTAGCCGAATCCACAACCATGGAAGAAATACAGCCCAGAATCGAGGCCGACTTCAACCTCGACTTCGTTCGTGAGTTTGTTGCGACACACTGGAAGAATCTGCTTTTCATCTGTTGCGCCCGCAATGGCAAGGACAGCGAGGAATGGAAGCATTCCGTCCAGACCATGGACGAGCTGATCTGGAGTGTTAAACCCAAGACCACACCGGCTGACCGGCAGCGCCTGGTCGCCATTCAGCCGCGTTTACTGGAGAAACTTCGTATCGGCATGGAACGGCTGTCTGTTCCGGCCACAGAACGTGACGACTTTATAGCAAAGCTGGTTCGTGCTCACGGAAGGACAGCCATCAATACCCCCGATACTGACGAGACAACGCACAACAGGGAAGCCACAGTAAACACCACGACAACCGAAAAGAATCCGGACGAAAAAGCTTCCACGACCGTGGAACAGTCCCAGCCAGCCCCGGAACCGTCTCCCGCTATTGATGATGCCTTTACCGCCCGGGCCCGGCAAATGAAGGCCGGCACGTGGATGGAATTCCGCGGCAGCGAAGCTGAGCGTATCCGCGCCAAATTAAGCTGGGTGAGTCCGATTACCGGGACTTGTCTGTTTACCGACCGGAAAGGTCTGAAAGTCGGTAACTATACGATTGAAGAACTTGCCCACCTGTTGCGTAGTGCCCGGGCCAGGGTACTCAACGCCGCACCCCTGATGGATCGCGCGGTTCGTACTGCACTTAAGGAATACGATAAAAAATAA